The Stenotrophomonas maltophilia genome includes a region encoding these proteins:
- a CDS encoding amidase, giving the protein MRPSLPPLLTCLLAALPALLSAGCSPATPSAHAAEPASRNVPFPYAETDVADLQARMTAGDLDSTTLTQAYLQRIAALDRTGPRLRAVIELNPDALKEAAARDRERREGRLRGPLHGIPLLLKDNINAAPMVTSAGSLALQGFRPDDAYLVRRLREAGAVVLGKTNLSEWANFRGNDSISGWSARGGQTRNPYRISHSPCGSSSGSAVAVAANLASVAIGTETDGSIVCPAAINGVVGLKPTVGLVSRDGIVPISFSQDTAGPMTRSVADAAAVLTAIAGRDDADPATATMPGRAVYDYTARLDPQGLRGKRIGLLQTPLLKYRGMPPLIDQAATELRRAGAVVVPVELPNQGAWAEAERTLLLYEFKAGLERYFSAHRAPLRSLAELIAFNQAHSKQELGLFGQELLVEADATTGLADPAYIRARSDARRLAGPEGIDAALAAHQLDALVAPTTGVAWPIRSEGDDFPGESYSAAAVAGYPSLTVPMGQINGLPVGLLFMGTAWSEPKLIEMAYAYEQRTRARRPPHFDTDALIDAGEP; this is encoded by the coding sequence ATGCGCCCGTCCTTGCCGCCTCTGCTGACCTGCCTGCTCGCCGCGCTTCCGGCGCTGCTTTCGGCTGGCTGCAGCCCGGCCACGCCCAGCGCGCATGCGGCCGAACCTGCGAGCCGCAACGTGCCGTTCCCGTACGCCGAAACCGATGTCGCCGACCTGCAGGCGCGGATGACTGCCGGAGATCTGGACAGCACCACCCTGACCCAGGCCTACCTGCAGCGTATTGCCGCCCTGGACCGCACCGGGCCCCGCCTGCGCGCGGTGATCGAGCTCAACCCCGACGCCCTGAAGGAAGCCGCCGCACGCGACCGCGAGCGCCGCGAAGGGCGCCTGCGTGGGCCGCTGCATGGCATCCCCCTGCTGCTGAAGGACAACATCAACGCCGCACCGATGGTCACCAGTGCCGGCTCGCTGGCCCTGCAGGGCTTCCGTCCGGACGATGCCTACCTGGTACGCCGGCTGCGCGAGGCTGGCGCCGTAGTGCTGGGCAAGACCAACCTCAGCGAGTGGGCCAACTTCCGCGGCAATGACTCCATCTCCGGCTGGAGCGCGCGCGGCGGCCAGACCCGCAACCCCTACCGCATCAGCCATTCACCGTGCGGCTCCAGCAGCGGCAGCGCGGTGGCCGTGGCCGCCAACCTGGCCAGCGTGGCGATCGGCACCGAAACCGACGGCAGCATCGTCTGCCCGGCCGCGATCAACGGCGTGGTCGGTCTGAAGCCGACGGTCGGGCTGGTCAGTCGTGATGGCATCGTGCCGATCTCCTTCAGCCAGGACACCGCCGGCCCGATGACCCGCAGCGTCGCCGATGCTGCCGCCGTGCTGACTGCGATCGCCGGCCGCGATGACGCCGATCCCGCCACCGCGACCATGCCCGGCCGTGCGGTCTACGACTACACCGCGCGCCTGGACCCGCAGGGCCTGCGCGGCAAACGCATCGGTCTGCTGCAGACGCCGCTGCTGAAGTACCGCGGCATGCCGCCGCTGATCGATCAGGCAGCGACCGAGCTGCGTCGCGCCGGCGCCGTGGTGGTGCCGGTGGAGCTGCCCAACCAGGGCGCGTGGGCCGAGGCTGAGCGCACGCTGCTGCTGTACGAGTTCAAGGCCGGGCTGGAGCGCTACTTCAGCGCCCACCGCGCGCCACTGCGCAGCCTGGCCGAACTGATCGCCTTCAACCAGGCGCACAGCAAGCAGGAACTGGGCCTGTTCGGCCAGGAGCTGCTGGTGGAGGCCGATGCCACCACCGGCCTGGCAGACCCTGCCTACATCCGCGCGCGCAGTGATGCGCGCCGGTTGGCCGGTCCGGAAGGCATCGATGCAGCCCTCGCCGCCCATCAGCTCGATGCGCTGGTGGCGCCGACCACCGGTGTGGCGTGGCCGATCCGCAGCGAAGGCGACGACTTCCCCGGCGAGAGCTACAGCGCCGCTGCCGTGGCCGGTTACCCGAGCCTGACCGTGCCGATGGGCCAGATCAACGGCCTTCCCGTCGGCCTGCTGTTCATGGGCACCGCCTGGAGCGAGCCGAAGCTGATCGAAATGGCCTACGCCTACGAGCAGCGCACCCGTGCGCGGCGGCCGCCACACTTTGATACCGATGCGCTGATCGACGCCGGCGAGCCCTGA
- a CDS encoding DUF2127 domain-containing protein yields the protein MNQSGYNPDPHRHPGLHVIALLEASKAMLALLAATGLEVLGPQPLRHGIMALIRRFSLDPDHGTLPSLLHMISPDAVHLAAAGMIGYGLLHLVEAWGLWRAKAWASWLGCLTAALYLPFDIFAIIRHPGWPSWTILAINLIVVYVLARDLRKRHR from the coding sequence GTGAACCAGAGCGGCTACAACCCGGATCCACACCGGCATCCGGGTCTGCACGTCATCGCCCTGCTCGAAGCGAGCAAGGCGATGCTGGCGCTGTTGGCCGCCACCGGGCTGGAAGTGCTCGGACCGCAGCCGCTGCGGCACGGCATCATGGCCCTGATCCGGCGTTTCAGCCTGGATCCGGACCATGGCACCCTGCCCTCGCTGCTGCACATGATCAGCCCCGACGCGGTCCACCTGGCCGCGGCGGGGATGATCGGCTACGGCCTTCTGCACCTGGTCGAAGCCTGGGGCCTGTGGCGGGCCAAGGCCTGGGCGTCCTGGCTGGGCTGCCTGACCGCCGCCCTGTACCTGCCTTTCGACATCTTCGCGATCATCCGCCATCCCGGCTGGCCGTCATGGACGATCCTGGCGATCAACCTGATCGTGGTCTACGTCCTCGCCCGCGACCTGCGCAAGCGCCACCGCTGA